The following proteins are co-located in the Desulfuromonas sp. genome:
- a CDS encoding nucleoside:proton symporter — MQSVAGLFVLMTIAWLLSEERRSVPRRIVVVGLLLQFLLALLLLKVPYCQSLFLWLNDLVLALDRATSAGTAMVFGYLGGAELPFKEAYPGASFILAFRALPLVLVVSALSALLFYWRVLPVIVNFFSRLLQKALGIGGAVGVSAAANIFIGMVEAPLLIRPYLLKMSRSELFMVMTCGMSTIAGTVLVLYASILSATIPDAIGHILTASLISAPAAIIVASLMVPPKQQEMATEGDVALPNTYNGSMDAITRGTAEGLSLLLNIVAMLIVLVALVSLGNIVLGLLPTVAGAELSLQRIFGWLLAPVAWLIGIPWSEAATAGTLLGTKVVLNELIAYLDLANLSDSELSVRSRLIMTYALCGFANFGSLGIMIGGIGSMAPERRSDVVSLGLKSIVAGLLATCMTGAVVSLIL, encoded by the coding sequence ATGCAATCTGTCGCCGGACTTTTTGTTTTAATGACGATCGCCTGGCTTTTGAGTGAAGAGAGGCGATCTGTTCCGCGTCGGATCGTCGTTGTCGGGCTTTTGCTGCAGTTTCTGCTTGCCCTGTTGTTGTTGAAGGTTCCGTACTGCCAATCTTTGTTCCTCTGGCTCAACGATCTGGTGCTGGCCCTGGACCGGGCGACATCAGCCGGTACCGCCATGGTGTTCGGTTATCTCGGCGGCGCTGAACTGCCGTTCAAGGAAGCTTACCCCGGCGCTTCCTTTATTCTTGCGTTTCGCGCCCTGCCGCTGGTTCTGGTTGTCAGCGCTTTATCGGCGCTGCTCTTTTACTGGCGCGTTCTGCCGGTGATTGTCAATTTTTTCTCGCGGCTTCTGCAAAAGGCACTCGGTATCGGTGGCGCGGTTGGCGTCAGCGCCGCCGCCAATATTTTTATCGGCATGGTTGAGGCGCCGCTGTTGATCCGGCCTTATTTGCTGAAGATGAGTCGTTCCGAGCTTTTCATGGTCATGACCTGCGGTATGAGCACCATCGCCGGTACGGTATTGGTCCTCTATGCCTCGATTTTGTCGGCGACGATTCCGGACGCGATCGGTCACATCCTGACCGCATCGCTGATTTCGGCACCGGCGGCGATTATCGTGGCAAGCCTCATGGTTCCGCCGAAACAGCAAGAAATGGCGACCGAAGGCGACGTTGCACTGCCGAATACGTACAATGGATCGATGGATGCGATTACCCGCGGTACGGCTGAAGGGCTTTCTCTCCTGCTGAATATCGTTGCCATGTTGATCGTTCTGGTGGCCCTGGTCAGCCTGGGCAATATCGTTCTCGGGCTTTTGCCGACCGTTGCTGGCGCTGAACTCTCATTGCAGCGGATTTTCGGTTGGCTGCTGGCGCCGGTTGCCTGGCTGATCGGCATTCCGTGGAGTGAAGCGGCAACGGCCGGGACCCTGCTCGGGACCAAGGTCGTTCTCAATGAATTGATTGCCTACCTCGATCTTGCCAACCTCAGCGATTCGGAGCTGTCGGTCCGTTCCCGTTTGATTATGACCTACGCCCTGTGCGGTTTTGCAAATTTCGGCAGCCTCGGTATTATGATAGGGGGCATCGGCAGCATGGCCCCGGAACGCCGGAGCGATGTCGTTTCCCTCGGCCTGAAATCGATTGTCGCCGGTCTGCTTGCGACCTGCATGACCGGTGCTGTTGTCAGTCTTATTCTCTAA
- a CDS encoding sulfite exporter TauE/SafE family protein encodes MDIFSLTTILLFILLCSLAGFLAGLLGIGGGVVLVPLFIWAFEVSGVNPEVVVHLSFGTSLAIIIPTAFSSTLGHRKRGNVDWHQVLYLGAGAMVGAVIGASLAAAFHGDILKALFGLMQIAVALKLTLFNPHMPPERDSGVPPGQLLLVGLIGGMFSAFFGVGGGVVAVPLMVLVLQLPIHLAVGNSSALIVISAITGSCSYAFFGYHAEGLPHYSLGYINNLVAVLVAPFTIVLARLGVRVATRTSHDKLVKVFAVLLVVVGIKMLYPFLVRLF; translated from the coding sequence ATGGATATCTTCTCGCTGACAACAATCCTGTTGTTTATCCTGCTCTGTTCGCTCGCCGGTTTTCTTGCCGGTCTGCTCGGAATCGGCGGTGGTGTTGTTCTGGTGCCGCTTTTTATCTGGGCCTTCGAGGTGTCGGGAGTCAATCCCGAAGTCGTCGTACATCTCTCGTTCGGTACGTCGCTGGCTATTATCATTCCGACGGCATTCAGTAGCACCCTTGGTCACCGGAAAAGGGGGAACGTCGATTGGCACCAGGTCCTGTATCTTGGTGCCGGGGCGATGGTCGGGGCGGTGATCGGAGCTTCTTTGGCGGCCGCTTTCCATGGCGATATCTTGAAGGCTCTTTTTGGCCTGATGCAGATTGCCGTTGCCCTGAAACTGACCTTGTTCAATCCGCATATGCCGCCGGAACGGGACAGCGGTGTGCCGCCGGGCCAGCTGCTGCTGGTTGGTCTGATTGGTGGTATGTTTTCGGCTTTTTTCGGAGTTGGCGGCGGTGTTGTTGCCGTGCCATTAATGGTCCTTGTTCTGCAACTTCCGATTCACCTCGCTGTCGGTAATTCCAGTGCCCTGATCGTTATCTCGGCAATTACCGGATCCTGCTCCTATGCCTTCTTCGGTTATCATGCCGAGGGTCTGCCGCATTATTCCCTCGGATATATCAACAACCTGGTTGCGGTTCTGGTTGCGCCATTTACGATTGTTCTGGCGCGACTCGGAGTCCGTGTTGCCACCAGAACATCACATGATAAACTGGTAAAGGTGTTTGCTGTTTTGTTGGTCGTTGTCGGAATAAAGATGCTTTACCCGTTTCTGGTCCGCCTGTTTTAG
- the amrB gene encoding AmmeMemoRadiSam system protein B: MIRSPAVAGQFYPDQPEKLVELLQTFCSGTAGRISVPGIVAPHAGYIYSGAIAGKVFSRVVVPDKVIVIGPNHQGTGHVGAVFGEGSWRTPLGQINIDSGLAARIIDGCRHFSADVTAHRFEHSLEVQIPFIQYLNPSAQVVPICIGHLPLDTLIEAGESIADVITASGEPVLIIASSDMTHFESADAAKRKDTLALERVEKLDPEGLYGTVRDNRISMCGVLPTVMMLAAARKLGAEKGEVVAYGTSGDVTGDNSDVVGYAGVVVS, translated from the coding sequence ATGATCCGTTCACCGGCTGTAGCCGGCCAGTTTTATCCCGATCAACCGGAAAAACTGGTCGAGCTGCTGCAAACCTTCTGTTCAGGCACCGCCGGACGCATTTCGGTTCCCGGAATTGTCGCGCCGCATGCCGGTTATATCTATTCCGGGGCAATTGCCGGCAAGGTTTTCTCGCGGGTTGTTGTTCCGGATAAAGTCATTGTCATCGGCCCGAATCATCAGGGGACCGGTCATGTCGGGGCAGTGTTCGGCGAAGGGAGCTGGCGTACGCCGCTCGGTCAGATCAACATCGATTCCGGTCTGGCTGCCCGGATCATCGATGGCTGTCGCCATTTTTCGGCCGATGTCACGGCCCATCGCTTTGAACATTCCCTCGAGGTTCAGATCCCGTTTATTCAATATCTCAATCCGTCGGCTCAGGTCGTGCCGATCTGTATTGGTCATCTGCCACTCGATACCCTGATCGAAGCGGGTGAATCGATTGCTGATGTGATCACCGCCAGTGGCGAACCGGTGCTGATCATTGCAAGCTCGGATATGACGCATTTCGAATCGGCCGATGCGGCAAAAAGGAAGGATACCCTGGCGCTTGAGAGGGTTGAGAAACTTGATCCGGAAGGTTTGTACGGGACCGTTCGTGACAACCGGATCAGCATGTGCGGTGTTCTGCCCACAGTCATGATGCTGGCAGCTGCCCGTAAGCTGGGTGCTGAAAAAGGTGAGGTTGTTGCTTATGGGACCTCCGGCGATGTCACCGGTGACAACAGTGATGTGGTTGGGTATGCCGGGGTGGTTGTGAGTTAA
- a CDS encoding DNA polymerase III subunit epsilon: protein MKPSSKYWLFIFAIALAIFLVIGFSFVASWMSLDPPDREFFETLVVKLAVFTVFDALVIFLIVGGMVSLLFRLYIIPILQLSEETQLMSSINAGHRIAPRGASEVQQLINRINDYAESFETMQTSVDAKINDSQSALDAERNRLAALMSELPSGVLVCNTDGQILLYNPQAQKLLTRSAEADHKKNPIGLGRSIFALIERNPILHGLDVLQQSLKAGKQQPVTSFMLPFGTQYLRFNMAPVCEVAENQCNMTGFVLTIEDIAPAIESGNRLEGWLQGLIDDLEASLSRIRSSISAILSEPTMEPPRLAAHRQTIDRESYGLQKRLTRTREEAARNIHTISHQEEVLGQHLLHVLSKHLEDRFGIRCNTTLQQDGWIKLDSYTTVQGIAFLAGRLKKRANIEEVDLSLARSGDHLLLMMSWEQDTVRTEDVDSWQRTALVTDTYQHTFSFRDFIARNKGGLRLNKVSDGTCNGIVISLPLNQSEEEYIGSSEFEERPVFYEFDLFESRTLKYLGAMPLRSLTYVPFDLETTGLDPTGGDEMIQLGAIRVVNCKLQHNETMDQLIDPQRDLPAIASEITGITEEMLIGQPKFGDVLPEFKQFAEHAVLVAHNAAFDMRFLQLKEIETHCRFDNPVLDTLLLSTVVHPNQSDHTLDGIAGRMNIPVVGRHTALGDAIVTAEILIRLIPLLEARGIKTLGEAIKASATSKFANKSF from the coding sequence ATGAAACCATCATCCAAATACTGGCTTTTTATCTTTGCAATCGCTCTGGCAATTTTTCTGGTGATCGGCTTCAGTTTTGTCGCGTCCTGGATGAGCCTCGACCCGCCTGATCGTGAATTCTTCGAAACCCTGGTTGTTAAACTCGCTGTCTTTACTGTCTTCGATGCCCTCGTCATTTTCCTGATTGTCGGCGGCATGGTCAGCCTCCTTTTCCGTTTATACATCATCCCGATCCTGCAGCTCTCGGAAGAGACCCAGCTGATGTCATCGATCAATGCCGGGCATCGAATTGCCCCCCGCGGTGCCAGCGAAGTTCAGCAGCTGATTAACAGGATCAACGACTACGCGGAATCATTCGAAACGATGCAGACCAGCGTCGATGCAAAGATCAATGATTCGCAGTCAGCACTCGATGCCGAACGGAACCGACTGGCCGCCCTGATGTCAGAACTGCCGAGTGGCGTTCTGGTCTGCAATACCGATGGACAGATCCTGCTCTACAATCCTCAGGCCCAGAAACTGCTGACCCGGAGCGCTGAGGCGGACCACAAAAAGAACCCGATCGGTCTCGGACGTTCGATATTCGCCCTGATTGAACGCAACCCGATCCTGCATGGCCTTGATGTGCTCCAGCAATCGCTCAAGGCCGGAAAACAACAGCCGGTCACCAGTTTCATGCTGCCGTTCGGAACCCAATACCTCAGGTTCAACATGGCTCCGGTCTGCGAAGTGGCCGAGAACCAATGCAATATGACCGGATTCGTTCTGACCATCGAGGATATCGCACCGGCGATCGAGTCGGGCAACCGCCTTGAAGGCTGGCTCCAGGGATTGATCGATGATCTCGAAGCATCGCTCTCCCGGATCCGTTCATCGATTTCGGCGATCCTCTCCGAACCGACGATGGAGCCTCCCCGCCTCGCCGCCCACCGGCAGACCATCGATCGTGAATCCTATGGCTTACAGAAACGGCTGACCAGAACCCGCGAGGAGGCCGCCCGGAATATCCACACAATCTCCCACCAGGAGGAAGTCCTCGGCCAGCACCTGCTGCACGTCTTGAGCAAACACCTCGAAGATCGTTTCGGCATCCGTTGCAACACCACCCTGCAACAGGATGGCTGGATCAAGCTCGACAGTTATACGACCGTCCAGGGGATCGCCTTTCTCGCCGGGCGCCTCAAAAAAAGGGCGAACATCGAAGAGGTCGACCTTTCTCTGGCGCGGAGCGGCGACCATCTTCTCCTGATGATGAGCTGGGAGCAGGACACGGTCCGGACCGAGGATGTCGACAGCTGGCAGCGCACGGCCCTGGTCACCGATACCTATCAGCATACCTTCAGCTTTCGCGATTTTATCGCCCGCAACAAAGGGGGACTGCGGCTCAACAAGGTCAGCGACGGCACCTGCAACGGCATCGTTATCTCGTTGCCGCTCAACCAGTCCGAAGAGGAGTACATTGGCAGCTCCGAGTTCGAAGAACGCCCGGTTTTCTACGAATTTGATCTTTTCGAGAGCCGCACCCTCAAATACCTCGGCGCTATGCCGCTCCGGTCTTTAACCTATGTCCCGTTTGATCTTGAAACCACCGGTCTCGATCCGACCGGCGGCGATGAGATGATCCAGCTCGGTGCGATCAGGGTTGTCAATTGCAAGCTGCAGCACAACGAGACCATGGACCAGTTGATCGACCCGCAACGTGATCTGCCGGCGATCGCCTCCGAAATAACCGGAATTACCGAAGAGATGCTGATCGGGCAACCGAAATTCGGTGACGTTCTGCCCGAATTCAAGCAGTTTGCCGAACACGCCGTTCTGGTCGCCCATAATGCAGCTTTTGATATGCGCTTTCTCCAACTCAAGGAGATCGAAACACACTGCCGCTTCGATAACCCGGTACTCGATACGCTACTCCTTTCGACCGTCGTCCACCCGAACCAGAGTGACCACACTCTCGACGGCATTGCCGGCCGGATGAACATCCCGGTCGTTGGTCGCCATACCGCTCTTGGCGACGCCATTGTGACCGCCGAAATCCTGATCCGCTTAATCCCGCTGCTTGAAGCCCGGGGGATCAAGACCCTTGGCGAAGCGATCAAGGCTTCCGCCACGTCGAAGTTTGCCAATAAATCATTTTAG